The Polypterus senegalus isolate Bchr_013 chromosome 1, ASM1683550v1, whole genome shotgun sequence genome includes a window with the following:
- the si:ch211-212k18.5 gene encoding sal-like protein 2 isoform X1, giving the protein MSRRKQRRPQQLLNSDVGGTINTCEKADHTDDQDSSSLKVEESRSHVCDQCCAQFSELSDLKQHQLHCSRDQLVIIPTSTGGQTSPFPSNPSPSELNSSQDDVSSSPDGSTHSQSLFTQAPFGYNSASNVAEKLGGVSPTVEADSVAPPKQNRKEMVSPKLGVLATTNTPSATHPGSSTPGLAFEGIRSPTGPVGMGDSSGSNKTGLSIPLILEELRILQQRQIHQLQMTEQICRQVLQLGSVPSHPPSALASSAPPRLEPSPLAFYASLLQDSTSLSPSTPISALSSKSPISHILKPIKPGLLRLLVPASPYEARVVADPNQIRPTNPSQIYPTLKMSSPSLPPGSVQQAVPFLSSLQNSGSAPPALQHVREMSGSFEKGAGTEDRHRCRFCGKTFGSDSALQIHLRSHTGERPYQCTVCLNRFTTRGNLKVHFHRHKEHFPHVPMNPHPVPEPLDGATNGNSTNKNSSSNGGGTSSTTGLAPAITSTAASSLSPSILPFPGPAPKAPSTMLPPNMDLALLSTAHSLLALNRATIGKPDENTPPQAPKMLLPSLAVLRPPQNFPFSAFSPLTKSSETSKLQRLVENLEKSSMTSVGGGADGESNAPETNESGPSGYQCMVCQRILSCPRALRLHYATHSGDRPFRCKVCGRAFSTKGNLRAHQATHKSRPLARAQNSCPICQRKFTNAVVLQHHIRMHLGGQIPNLPTLSAFGTGGSSSGTEVPAGRPSMANTGIVTFCREENGEIEKRDKEVEEEEDEEDEEDDIMQHSPPFAPEGSATSTGDPGCPNCKSSLVKGGNCEVCKQKMAKPADEEIHEPLELEGVPYIPESHGDHNNGSMNINVGSPYPNTPGSLATSPSPTSNSIARRPPPSRQHLCLSCNKTFSSASALQIHDRIHTGEKPYSCSICGRAFTTKGNLKVHMSTHVWSSTPPPARRGRRLSLDQTALVPLLPSEPMSFPPVVGVSVGGPMSFWNQYTAFLSNSLGPKHKEVELKATGTHRITGVPPVAPVSASATLPGTETSNIIVKPAPRAEETLVDSLEKEMDTEDLMESKPDSKPMVTDSKDSVEDAETPSLSPSKVDTPTMSC; this is encoded by the exons ATGTCACGGAGGAAGCAAAGGCGACCGCAGCAGCTGCTCAACTCAGACGTGGGTGGCACTATCAACACTTGTGAGAAAG CTGATCACACTGATGATCAGGACAGCAGCTCCCTGAAGGTGGAGGAAAGTCGGAGTCACGTCTGTGATCAGTGCTGTGCGCAGTTCAGTGAGCTTTCAGACCTCAAGCAGCATCAACTTCATTGCTCTCGGGACCAGTTGGTCATAATCCCCACCTCCACAGGAGGCCAGACCTCTCCTTTCCCTTCAAACCCTTCTCCAAGTGAGCTAAACTCTTCCCAGGATGATGTAAGTTCCTCTCCTGATGGGTCCACCCACTCTCAAAGCCTCTTTACCCAAGCCCCCTTTGGATATAATTCTGCATCAAATGTAGCAGAAAAATTGGGAGGAGTGAGTCCCACTGTAGAAGCAGATTCTGTCGCTCCACCAAAGCAAAACCGGAAGGAGATGGTCTCCCCAAAACTAGGGGTCTTAGCTACCACCAACACTCCTTCTGCCACGCACCCTGGATCTTCCACCCCTGGCTTGGCCTTTGAAGGTATACGAAGTCCTACTGGTCCAGTGGGGATGGGCGACTCTTCTGGTAGTAACAAAACCGGCTTGAGCATTCCTCTGATCTTGGAAGAGCTACGAATCCTGCAACAGCGGCAAATACACCAGTTGCAAATGACAGAGCAGATATGCCGACAAGTCCTCCAGCTTGGCTCAGTACCCAGCCACCCCCCTTCAGCACTGGCCTCCTCAGCACCACCTCGCTTGGAGCCCTCACCATTGGCATTTTATGCTTCTCTCCTGCAGGATTCCACATCTCTGTCTCCCTCCACTCCAATCTCTGCTCTTTCCTCCAAATCTCCAATTTCCCACATTCTGAAGCCTATCAAGCCTGGTCTTTTACGTCTTCTTGTTCCAGCTTCACCATACGAAGCAAGGGTGGTGGCTGATCCTAACCAAATTCGGCCAACCAACCCCTCCCAGATCTATCCTACCTTAAAAATGTCAAGTCCGAGTCTGCCACCAGGTTCTGTGCAGCAGGCCGTACCCTTCTTGTCATCCTTGCAAAACTCTGGCTCTGCTCCCCCAGCTCTACAGCATGTGAGGGAGATGTCAGGGTCATTTGAGAAAGGTGCAGGGACTGAGGACCGACACCGCTGCCGCTTTTGTGGCAAGACATTTGGTAGTGACTCTGCCCTGCAGATCCACTTACGTTCTCATACTGGGGAAAGGCCATACCAGTGCACTGTCTGTTTGAACCGCTTTACCACCCGTGGCAACTTGAAAGTGCACTTTCACCGTCACAAGGAGCACTTTCCACATGTCCCCATGAACCCTCATCCTGTGCCAGAGCCACTGGATGGTGCCACCAATGGGAACAGCACCAACAAAAACAGCAGTAGCAATGGAGGTGGCACAAGCTCAACGACAGGCCTGGCCCCTGCCATCACCTCCACTGCTGCATCCTCTCTCAGCCCAAGCATCCTTCCATTTCCTGGTCCAGCTCCCAAGGCTCCATCTACCATGCTGCCTCCTAATATGGATCTGGCTTTGCTGTCAACAGCTCACTCCTTACTGGCTCTTAACAGAGCTACCATTGGCAAGCCGGATGAGAACACTCCTCCTCAGGCACCAAAAATGCTTCTCCCCAGCCTGGCTGTCCTTCGTCCACCAcaaaattttccattttctgcattttctccCCTAACCAAGTCATCTGAGACTTCAAAACTGCAGCGGCTTGTTGAAAACCTAGAGAAGAGCAGCATGACTTCAGTTGGTGGGGGGGCAGATGGGGAGAGCAATGCACCAGAGACCAACGAAAGTGGCCCTAGTGGTTACCAATGCATGGTTTGCCAGCGGATCCTGAGCTGTCCACGTGCCCTCCGGCTCCATTATGCCACTCATTCTGGAGATCGCCCCTTCCGTTGTAAGGTCTGCGGACGTGCTTTCTCCACCAAAGGCAACTTACGTGCCCACCAAGCAACACACAAATCTCGACCCCTGGCAAGAGCCCAAAACTCATGTCCAATATGCCAGCGCAAATTCACGAATGCTGTTGTTCTACAGCATCACATTCGCATGCATCTTGGAGGCCAGATTCCCAATCTTCCTACTCTGTCAGCATTTGGCACTGGTGGCAGCAGCAGTGGCACTGAGGTCCCTGCAGGTAGACCAAGCATGGCAAATACAGGAATTGTTACTTTCTGTAGGGAAGAAAATGGAGAAATCGAGAAAAGAGATAAGGAggtagaggaggaggaggatgaagaagatgaagaggatgaTATTATGCAGCACTCGCCGCCCTTTGCACCTGAAGGTTCAGCCACTAGTACAGGTGATCCAGGATGTCCAAATTGCAAAAGCAGCCTGGTTAAGGGTGGTAACTGTGAAGTCTGCAAGCAAAAAATGGCCAAACCAGCTGACGAAGAAATCCATGAGCCCTTAGAACTTGAAGGGGTACCCTACATTCCTGAAAGTCATGGCGATCATAACAATGGCAGCATGAACATAAATGTTGGGAGTCCTTACCCTAATACCCCAGGCTCACTGGCAACTAGCCCTTCTCCAACTTCAAACTCAATTGCCAGAAGACCACCTCCCAGTCGTCAGCACCTCTGCTTGTCCTGCAATAAGACCTTCTCCTCGGCCAGCGCCCTCCAGATACATGACAGGATTCACACTGGGGAAAAGCCGTACAGCTGTAGCATCTGTGGCCGGGCATTCACTACAAAGGGGAACCTTAAG GTTCACATGAGCACTCACGTGTGGAGCAGCACTCCTCCTCCAGCCAGAAGAGGGCGACGTTTGTCCTTGGACCAAACTGCTTTGGTGCCCCTGCTACCTTCAGAGCCAATGTCTTTTCCCCCTGTAGTAGGGGTGAGTGTAGGGGGACCTATGTCTTTTTGGAACCAGTACACTGCATTTTTGTCTAATAGCCTGGGTCCCAAACACAAGGAGGTGGAGCTGAAAGCAACAGGAACCCATAGAATAACAGGTGTCCCTCCAGTAGCACCAGTGTCTGCTTCAGCTACTCTTCCTGGCACTGAAACAAGTAACATAATTGTCAAGCCTGCGCCTAGAGCTGAGGAGACCTTGGTAGATTCTCTGGAAAAGGAGATGGACACAGAAGACCTGATGGAGAGCAAGCCTGATTCCAAACCAATGGTAACAGACAGCAAGGACTCTGTGGAAGATGCAGAAACTCCATCACTTTCTCCATCAAAGGTAGACACACCGACAATGAGCTGCTAA
- the si:ch211-212k18.5 gene encoding sal-like protein 2 isoform X2 has protein sequence MQMNSTMDNQIKATLFADHTDDQDSSSLKVEESRSHVCDQCCAQFSELSDLKQHQLHCSRDQLVIIPTSTGGQTSPFPSNPSPSELNSSQDDVSSSPDGSTHSQSLFTQAPFGYNSASNVAEKLGGVSPTVEADSVAPPKQNRKEMVSPKLGVLATTNTPSATHPGSSTPGLAFEGIRSPTGPVGMGDSSGSNKTGLSIPLILEELRILQQRQIHQLQMTEQICRQVLQLGSVPSHPPSALASSAPPRLEPSPLAFYASLLQDSTSLSPSTPISALSSKSPISHILKPIKPGLLRLLVPASPYEARVVADPNQIRPTNPSQIYPTLKMSSPSLPPGSVQQAVPFLSSLQNSGSAPPALQHVREMSGSFEKGAGTEDRHRCRFCGKTFGSDSALQIHLRSHTGERPYQCTVCLNRFTTRGNLKVHFHRHKEHFPHVPMNPHPVPEPLDGATNGNSTNKNSSSNGGGTSSTTGLAPAITSTAASSLSPSILPFPGPAPKAPSTMLPPNMDLALLSTAHSLLALNRATIGKPDENTPPQAPKMLLPSLAVLRPPQNFPFSAFSPLTKSSETSKLQRLVENLEKSSMTSVGGGADGESNAPETNESGPSGYQCMVCQRILSCPRALRLHYATHSGDRPFRCKVCGRAFSTKGNLRAHQATHKSRPLARAQNSCPICQRKFTNAVVLQHHIRMHLGGQIPNLPTLSAFGTGGSSSGTEVPAGRPSMANTGIVTFCREENGEIEKRDKEVEEEEDEEDEEDDIMQHSPPFAPEGSATSTGDPGCPNCKSSLVKGGNCEVCKQKMAKPADEEIHEPLELEGVPYIPESHGDHNNGSMNINVGSPYPNTPGSLATSPSPTSNSIARRPPPSRQHLCLSCNKTFSSASALQIHDRIHTGEKPYSCSICGRAFTTKGNLKVHMSTHVWSSTPPPARRGRRLSLDQTALVPLLPSEPMSFPPVVGVSVGGPMSFWNQYTAFLSNSLGPKHKEVELKATGTHRITGVPPVAPVSASATLPGTETSNIIVKPAPRAEETLVDSLEKEMDTEDLMESKPDSKPMVTDSKDSVEDAETPSLSPSKVDTPTMSC, from the exons CTGATCACACTGATGATCAGGACAGCAGCTCCCTGAAGGTGGAGGAAAGTCGGAGTCACGTCTGTGATCAGTGCTGTGCGCAGTTCAGTGAGCTTTCAGACCTCAAGCAGCATCAACTTCATTGCTCTCGGGACCAGTTGGTCATAATCCCCACCTCCACAGGAGGCCAGACCTCTCCTTTCCCTTCAAACCCTTCTCCAAGTGAGCTAAACTCTTCCCAGGATGATGTAAGTTCCTCTCCTGATGGGTCCACCCACTCTCAAAGCCTCTTTACCCAAGCCCCCTTTGGATATAATTCTGCATCAAATGTAGCAGAAAAATTGGGAGGAGTGAGTCCCACTGTAGAAGCAGATTCTGTCGCTCCACCAAAGCAAAACCGGAAGGAGATGGTCTCCCCAAAACTAGGGGTCTTAGCTACCACCAACACTCCTTCTGCCACGCACCCTGGATCTTCCACCCCTGGCTTGGCCTTTGAAGGTATACGAAGTCCTACTGGTCCAGTGGGGATGGGCGACTCTTCTGGTAGTAACAAAACCGGCTTGAGCATTCCTCTGATCTTGGAAGAGCTACGAATCCTGCAACAGCGGCAAATACACCAGTTGCAAATGACAGAGCAGATATGCCGACAAGTCCTCCAGCTTGGCTCAGTACCCAGCCACCCCCCTTCAGCACTGGCCTCCTCAGCACCACCTCGCTTGGAGCCCTCACCATTGGCATTTTATGCTTCTCTCCTGCAGGATTCCACATCTCTGTCTCCCTCCACTCCAATCTCTGCTCTTTCCTCCAAATCTCCAATTTCCCACATTCTGAAGCCTATCAAGCCTGGTCTTTTACGTCTTCTTGTTCCAGCTTCACCATACGAAGCAAGGGTGGTGGCTGATCCTAACCAAATTCGGCCAACCAACCCCTCCCAGATCTATCCTACCTTAAAAATGTCAAGTCCGAGTCTGCCACCAGGTTCTGTGCAGCAGGCCGTACCCTTCTTGTCATCCTTGCAAAACTCTGGCTCTGCTCCCCCAGCTCTACAGCATGTGAGGGAGATGTCAGGGTCATTTGAGAAAGGTGCAGGGACTGAGGACCGACACCGCTGCCGCTTTTGTGGCAAGACATTTGGTAGTGACTCTGCCCTGCAGATCCACTTACGTTCTCATACTGGGGAAAGGCCATACCAGTGCACTGTCTGTTTGAACCGCTTTACCACCCGTGGCAACTTGAAAGTGCACTTTCACCGTCACAAGGAGCACTTTCCACATGTCCCCATGAACCCTCATCCTGTGCCAGAGCCACTGGATGGTGCCACCAATGGGAACAGCACCAACAAAAACAGCAGTAGCAATGGAGGTGGCACAAGCTCAACGACAGGCCTGGCCCCTGCCATCACCTCCACTGCTGCATCCTCTCTCAGCCCAAGCATCCTTCCATTTCCTGGTCCAGCTCCCAAGGCTCCATCTACCATGCTGCCTCCTAATATGGATCTGGCTTTGCTGTCAACAGCTCACTCCTTACTGGCTCTTAACAGAGCTACCATTGGCAAGCCGGATGAGAACACTCCTCCTCAGGCACCAAAAATGCTTCTCCCCAGCCTGGCTGTCCTTCGTCCACCAcaaaattttccattttctgcattttctccCCTAACCAAGTCATCTGAGACTTCAAAACTGCAGCGGCTTGTTGAAAACCTAGAGAAGAGCAGCATGACTTCAGTTGGTGGGGGGGCAGATGGGGAGAGCAATGCACCAGAGACCAACGAAAGTGGCCCTAGTGGTTACCAATGCATGGTTTGCCAGCGGATCCTGAGCTGTCCACGTGCCCTCCGGCTCCATTATGCCACTCATTCTGGAGATCGCCCCTTCCGTTGTAAGGTCTGCGGACGTGCTTTCTCCACCAAAGGCAACTTACGTGCCCACCAAGCAACACACAAATCTCGACCCCTGGCAAGAGCCCAAAACTCATGTCCAATATGCCAGCGCAAATTCACGAATGCTGTTGTTCTACAGCATCACATTCGCATGCATCTTGGAGGCCAGATTCCCAATCTTCCTACTCTGTCAGCATTTGGCACTGGTGGCAGCAGCAGTGGCACTGAGGTCCCTGCAGGTAGACCAAGCATGGCAAATACAGGAATTGTTACTTTCTGTAGGGAAGAAAATGGAGAAATCGAGAAAAGAGATAAGGAggtagaggaggaggaggatgaagaagatgaagaggatgaTATTATGCAGCACTCGCCGCCCTTTGCACCTGAAGGTTCAGCCACTAGTACAGGTGATCCAGGATGTCCAAATTGCAAAAGCAGCCTGGTTAAGGGTGGTAACTGTGAAGTCTGCAAGCAAAAAATGGCCAAACCAGCTGACGAAGAAATCCATGAGCCCTTAGAACTTGAAGGGGTACCCTACATTCCTGAAAGTCATGGCGATCATAACAATGGCAGCATGAACATAAATGTTGGGAGTCCTTACCCTAATACCCCAGGCTCACTGGCAACTAGCCCTTCTCCAACTTCAAACTCAATTGCCAGAAGACCACCTCCCAGTCGTCAGCACCTCTGCTTGTCCTGCAATAAGACCTTCTCCTCGGCCAGCGCCCTCCAGATACATGACAGGATTCACACTGGGGAAAAGCCGTACAGCTGTAGCATCTGTGGCCGGGCATTCACTACAAAGGGGAACCTTAAG GTTCACATGAGCACTCACGTGTGGAGCAGCACTCCTCCTCCAGCCAGAAGAGGGCGACGTTTGTCCTTGGACCAAACTGCTTTGGTGCCCCTGCTACCTTCAGAGCCAATGTCTTTTCCCCCTGTAGTAGGGGTGAGTGTAGGGGGACCTATGTCTTTTTGGAACCAGTACACTGCATTTTTGTCTAATAGCCTGGGTCCCAAACACAAGGAGGTGGAGCTGAAAGCAACAGGAACCCATAGAATAACAGGTGTCCCTCCAGTAGCACCAGTGTCTGCTTCAGCTACTCTTCCTGGCACTGAAACAAGTAACATAATTGTCAAGCCTGCGCCTAGAGCTGAGGAGACCTTGGTAGATTCTCTGGAAAAGGAGATGGACACAGAAGACCTGATGGAGAGCAAGCCTGATTCCAAACCAATGGTAACAGACAGCAAGGACTCTGTGGAAGATGCAGAAACTCCATCACTTTCTCCATCAAAGGTAGACACACCGACAATGAGCTGCTAA